In one Oncorhynchus nerka isolate Pitt River linkage group LG7, Oner_Uvic_2.0, whole genome shotgun sequence genomic region, the following are encoded:
- the LOC115132498 gene encoding proliferation-associated protein 2G4-like, with translation MSGDDEPQEQTIADDLVVTKYKMGAEIANQALKAVVEAARAGVTVVSLCETGDAFIMAETGKVFRKEKDLKKGIAFPTSVSVNNCVCHFSPLKSDPEITLKDGDLIKIDLGVHVDGFISNLAHSFVVGVTKDAPLTGRKADVIKAAHLCAEAALRLVKPGNQNSQVTEAWNKIAKSFKCSAIEGMLSHQLKQHVIDGEKTIIQNPTDLQRKDHEKAEFEVHEVYAVDVLISTGEGKAKDAGQRTTIYKRDPDKQYGLKMKTSRSFFSEVERRFDAMPFTLRAFEDEAKARLGVVECAKHELLQPFNVLHEKEGEFVAQFKFTVLLMANGPLRITTGLYEQELYKSEHEVEDADLKALLQSSASRKTQKKKKKKASKTVETETAPGQPAPEVKETEAAE, from the exons ATGTCTGGAGACGACGAGCCACAAGAGCAGACCATCGCGGATGACTTGGTCGTTACCAAGTACAAGATGGGGGCCGAGATTGCCAACC AGGCCCTGAAGGCTGTGGTGGAGGCTGCCAGGGCTGGGGTGACTGTGGTCAGCCTCTGTGAGACCGGAGATGCTTTCATCATGGCAGAAACTGGAAAGGTCTTCAGGAAGGAGAAGGATTTGAAGAAAG GCATTGCGTTCCCAACCAGCGTATCAGTCAACAACTGCGTGTGCCACTTCTCTCCCCTGAAGAGTGACCCTGAGATCACACTGAAGGACGGGGACCTCATCAAAAT TGACCTGGGGGTGCACGTCGATGGCTTCATCTCAAACCTGGCTCACAGCTTTGTGGTGGGAGTGACCAAG GATGCTCCGTTGACAGGACGTAAGGCTGACGTTATTAAAGCGGCACACCTGTGTGCTGAGGCTGCCCTCAGACTGGTCAAGCCTGGAAACCAG aaCTCACAGGTCACAGAAGCCTGGAACAAGATTGCCAAGTCATTCAAATGCTCAGCCATAGAGG GGATGCTGTCCCATCAGTTGAAGCAGCACGTTATTGACGGAGAGAAAACCATCATTCAGAACCCCACGGACCTGCAGAG GAAGGACCACGAGAAGGCAGAGTTTGAGGTACACGAGGTGTATGCTGTGGATGTGCTCATCAGCACTGGAGAAGGCAAG GCGAAGGATGCAGGCCAGAGGACCACCATTTACAAGAGGGACCCAGACAAGCAGTACGGCCTGAAGATGAAGACATCCAGGAGTTTCTTCAGCGAGGTGGAGAGACGCTTCGATGCCATGCCTTTCACTCTCAG GGCGTTTGAGGATGAGGCCAAGGCAAGGCTGGGTGTGGTAGAGTGTGCCAAACATGAACTCCTGCAGCCCTTCAACGTTCTGCACGAGAAAGAAG GTGAGTTTGTGGCCCAGTTCAAGTTCACTGTTCTGCTGATGGCCAACGGACCCCTCCGCATCACCACAGGGCTGTATGAGCAGGAGCTGTACAAGTCTGAACACGAAGTAGAGGACGCAGATCTCAAG GCCTTGCTCCAAAGCTCAGCGAGCCGCAAGacgcagaagaagaagaaaaagaag GCTTCAAAGACTGTGGAAACTGAAACAGCACCAGGACAGCCAGCGCCAGAGGTCAAAGAGACCGAAGCTGCAGAATAA
- the LOC115132497 gene encoding receptor tyrosine-protein kinase erbB-3-like, with translation MDRLQMSVLCIVILTCLQPTSSQTQEVVCTGTQNGLSSTGSQENQYNLIKNRYTGCEIIMGNLEITQIETDWDFSFLGTIREVTGYILIAMNHFRRLPLEQLRVIRGNTLYDRGFALSVFYNYPKEGSNGLQHLGLTYLTEILEGGVQIVNNRFLSYGPWVNWDDIVRDRDRAKAPIDIQYNGQRGPCHPSCGENCWGSGEEHCQILTKTVCAPQCNGRCFGTSPRDCCHIECAGGCTASQDMDCFACRHFNDSGSCVPQCPQTLIYNKQTFQMETNPNAKYQYGSICVSHCPPHFVVDGSSCVSGCPPDKKEVERSGQRQCELCGGLCPKACEGTGPEHRQTVDSSNIDSFINCTKIQGSLHFLVTGILGDDYKNIPPLDPKKLEVFRSVQEITDILAIQSWPKELSDLSVFSSLTTIQGRSLHNAKRRFSLMVMRVASITSLGLRSLREISDGNVYLSHNAKLCYHHTVNWTRLFTGHATRLNDIKDNRPLRECVEEDHVCDPLCSDSGCWGPGPDQCLSCRNHSRDSTCVAHCNFYTGQPREFAGPKGECVACHPECQPQYGRDSCTGPGSDECVMCSSLRDGPHCVFSCPSGVNGEKGQFIYKYPNKDSYCEPCHVNCTQGCSGPGLSDCIDNTRQSTSTQITGIALGVPAALIVCLALFVLGMLYHRGRAIRRKRAMRRYLKSEESFEPLGPGEKGANIHARILRAPELKKVKALGSGVFGTVHKGLWIPEGDSVKIPVAIKTIQDHTGRQTFTEITDHMLSMGSLDHPYIVRLLGVCPGASLQLVTQLSSQGSLLKHIRHHRGNLDPQRLLNWCVQIAKGMYYLEEHCMVHRNLAARNVMLKNDYFVQISDYGVADLLYPDDKKYVYSDSNKTPINIKWMALESILFRTYTHQSDVWSYGVTVWEMMSFGAEPYASMQPQDVPSVLEKGERLSQPHICTIDVYMVMVKCWMIDENIRPTFKELANDFIRMARDPPRYLVIKDRGEARPEESHQQDSELDNLEAGLEDQDEEGLEDGLATPPLTLSPTRMSRLRMSSYRSASATVQAGPVEYLPMTPSSGELFSQQSRLNSARTLSQGLEGRGSGLDVELTERVSLSGSLRRQHPRAGRDSSSSTHHTSITMVHRSKSSVSESHSNRPEQEDEEEEDHYGYVLPGVSNTPERDCLLSRPASRNSRPASRNYSPSGTSLRGSRSSKNVLSPLATAPDPTVDYEQMTKQPAHLPRSPRATSVQIEGPSSVVWRKQTSTLPSPPYNIAPSPLEGDNTVHGTSQESSSGTAATPGGSQGSTETSDSAVARVAEGDMLQPLVDRPYSGSVVSDSGGVTQGRPEKASVVEYEYMDIRSTTNTTDTERPIWERRESRAADLRRTEAEEREREEEGKSQEVEEEKGKEDEEGDEVYQYTNKQPRLLRESSKVAGLLPKPSLLPKPMPKPSLLPKPRPKPSLSPNPNPRPDGFTAVEDSQVEVYEEMHAFGGGSQRGDHQEAEYQNLPVPGKGRATTAEEGGAGSRCAGLGLGGYIKACSGVGVVEPSSNTLFDNPDYWHSRLFLKPDAVRT, from the exons AGGGGCAACACCCTGTACGACAGAGGGTTCGCCCTCTCTGTTTTCTACAACTACCCCAAGGAGGGCTCCAATGGCCTGCAGCACCTGGGACTCACATACCTCACTG AAATTCTGGAGGGGGGTGTCCAGATCGTCAACAACAGGTTCCTGAGCTATGGTCCCTGGGTGAACTGGGATGACATTGTGAGGGACAGGGATAGGGCCAAGGCTCCCATTGACATCCAGTATAACGGTCAGAGAG GGCCTTGTCACCCTTCCTGTGGGGAGAACTGCTGGGGGTCTGGTGAAGAACACTGCCAGATCT TGACTAAGACGGTGTGCGCCCCTCAGTGTAACGGCCGCTGTTTTGGGACAAGCCCCAGGGACTGCTGTCACATAGAGTGTGCAGGGGGCTGCACTGCGTCTCAGGACATGGACTGCTTT GCGTGCCGCCACTTCAACGACTCAGGCTCCTGTGTGCCCCAGTGTCCCCAGACTCTGATCTACAACAAGCAGACGTTTCAGATGGAGACGAACCCCAATGCCAAGTATCAGTACGGATCCATCTGTGTCTCCCATTGCCCCC CCCACTTCGTGGTGGACGGCAGCTCCTGTGTGAGTGGTTGTCCTCCAGACaagaaggaggtggagaggagtggTCAGAGGCAGTGTGAGCTCTGTGGAGGGCTGTGCCCTAAAG CCTGTGAGGGCACAGGGCCTGAGCACAGACAGACGGTGGACTCCAGTAACATTGACAGCTTCATCAACTGCACCAAGATACAGGGCAGTCTGCACTTCCTGGTCACAGGGATCCTTGG TGATGACTATAAGAATATCCCACCTCTGGACCCTAAGAAGCTGGAAGTCTTCCGCTCTGTGCAGGagataacag ATATCCTAGCCATCCAGTCGTGGCCTAAAGAGCTATCAGATCTGTCAGTGTTCTCCAGTCTCACCACCATACAGGGAAGATCTCTTCACAa CGCAAAGAG gcgtTTCTCTCTGATGGTCATGCGTGTTGCATCCATCACCTCTCTAGGTCTGCGTTCCCTGAGAGAGATCAGTGACGGCAACGTGTACCTCAGCCACAACGCCAAACTGTGTTACCACCACACCGTCAACTGGACACGCCTGTTCACCGGGCACGCCACACGCCTCAACGACATCAAGGACAACAGGCCTCTGAGAGAGTGTG ttgAGGAGGATCACGTGTGTGACCCACTGTGTTCAGACTCAGGCTGCTGGGGCCCGGGGCCTGACCAGTGTCTCTCCTGCAGGAACCACAGCCGAGATTCTACCTGTGTGGCACACTGCAACTTCTACACAGG TCAGCCCAGGGAGTTTGCGGGGCCAAAGGGGGAGTGTGTCGCATGTCATCCAGAATGCCAACCGCAGTATGGGAGGGATAGCTGCACTGGACCG gggTCTGatgagtgtgtgatgtgttccagTCTGAGAGACGGTCCTCACTGTGTGTTCTCCTGCCCCAGTGGGGTGAACGGAGAGAAGGGGCAGTTCATCTACAAATACCCCAACAAGGACAGCTACTGTGAGCCCTGCCATGTCAACTGCACACaggg GTGTTCTGGTCCAGGGTTGAGTGACTGTATagacaacactagacagtccactag CACTCAGATCACAGGAATAGCTTTAGGAGTGCCGGCTGCCCTCATAGTCTGCCTGGCATTGTTTGTGTTGGGCATGCTGTACCACCGTGGCCGGGCCATCCGCAGGAAGAGAGCCATGAGGAGGTACCTGAAGAGTGAGGAG AGTTTTGAGCCGCTGGGGCCAGGAGAGAAAGGGGCTAACATTCATGCCCGGATCCTGAGGGCCCCAGAGCTGAAGAAGGTCAAAGCCCTTGGCTCTGGAGTGTTTGGTACTGTACACAAAGGCCTGTGGATCCCTGAGGGAGACTCTGTGAAGATTCCTGTAGCCATTAAGACCATCCAGGaccacacaggcagacagaccttCACTGAGATCACTGAT CACATGTTGTCCATGGGCAGTCTAGACCACCCGTATATCGTCAGGCTCTTAGGTGTCTGTCCAGGTGCCAGTCTTCAGCTGGTCACCCAGCTCAGCAGCCAGGGGTCCTTACTGAAGCACATCAGGCACCACAGGGGCAACCTGGATCCACAGAGGCTTCTCAACTGGTGTGTACAGATAGCTAAG GGCATGTATTATCTGGAGGAACACTGTATGGTGCACAGGAACCTGGCTGCGAGGAACGTGATGCTAAAGAATGATTACTTCGTCCAGATTTCAGACTACGGTGTGGCTGACCTGCTCTATCCTGATGACAAGAAATATGTCTACAGTGACAGTAACAAG ACTCCCATAAACATCAAATGGATGGCCCTGGAAAGCATCCTGTTCCGAACATACACTCATCAGAGTGACGTCTGGAGTTATG GAGTGACAGTGTGGGAGATGATGTCATTCGGAGCAGAGCCCTACGCATCCATGCAGCCCCAAGATGTCCCCAGTGTACTGGAGAAGGGAGAGCGCCTGTCCCAGCCCCACATCTGTACTATAGACGTGTACATGGTCATGGTTAAGT GCTGGATGATTGATGAGAATATTCGCCCGACCTTCAAAGAACTGGCCAATGACTTTATTCGCATGGCAAGAGACCCACCTCGCTACCTTGTCATCAAG GACAGAGGAGAGGCGCGGCCAGAAGAATCACACCAACAAGACTCAGAGCTGGACAATTTGGAGGCGGGCCTGGAGGACCAGGATGAGGAGGGATTGGAGGACGGTTTGGCCACCcctccccttaccctgtccccaaCCAGGATGTCTCGCCTGAGGATGAGCTCATATAGG AGTGCCAGTGCCACCGTTCAGGCCGGACCAGTAGAGTACCTTCCCATGACCCCCAGCTCTGGAGAG TTGTTCTCCCAGCAGTCTCGTCTGAACTCAGCGAGGACACTGTCACAGGGGTTAGAGGGAAGAGGGAGTGGCCTGGATGTTGAGCTGACCGAGAGAGTGTCACTGAGCGGCAGCTTGCGCAGGCAGCATCCCAGAGCTGGCAGGGACAGTAGCAGTAGTACCCACCACACCTCCATCACCATGGTGCATAGGAGCAAATCTTCAGTCTCAGAGTCACACTCCAACAGGCCTGAgcaagaggatgaggaggaggaagatcaCTATGGATACGTGCTGCCTGGAGTGTCTAACActccagagagag ATTGTCTGCTGTCTCGCCCAGCCTCCAGAAACTCTCGCCCAGCCTCCAGAAACTATAGCCCAAGTGGAACATCTCTCAGGGGCTCTAGGAGCTCCAAAAATGTGCTGTCACCGTTAGCAACTGCCCCAGACCCCACCGTGGACTATGAACAGATGACCAAACAGCCAGCCCATTTGCCCCGCTCCCCCAGAGCCACCTCTGTACAGATAGAAGGGCCTTCATCAGTGGTATGGAGGAAACAGACCTCAACTCTGCCCTCCCCACCCTACAATATAGCACCCTCACCACTAGAGGGTGACAACACAGTGCATGGGACCTCACAGGAGTCATCGTCAGGCACTGCAGCCACTCCTGGGGGAAGCCAGGGTTCAACAGAGACCTCTGATAGTGCTGTGGCTAGAGTAGCAGAGGGAGACATGCTGCAGCCGCTGGTTGACAGGCCTTACAGTGGATCTGTTGTGTCTGACAGTGGAGGGGTGACTCAGGGGAGGCCAGAGAAAGCGTCTGTAGTGGAGTATGAATACATGGATATCCGGAGCACCACAAACACCACAGACACAGAAAGACCGATCTGGGAGAGGCGTGAGAGTCGAGCAGCTGACTTGAGGAGGACAGAGGcagaagaacgagagagagaagaagaaggaaagagtcaggaggtagaggaggagaaaggaaaggAAGACGAGGAAGGGGATGAAGTTTACCAGTACACTAACAAGCAGCCCAGACTCCTCAGAGAGAGCAGTAAAGTGGCGGGGCTCCTCCCCAAGCCCAGCCTCCTCCCCAAGCCAATGCCCAAGCCCAGCCTCCTCCCCAAGCCAAGGCCCaaacccagcctcagccccaatCCCAACCCCAGGCCAGATGGCTTCACAGCAGTGGAAGACAGCCAGGTGGAAGTATATGAGGAGATGCATGCCTTTGGAGGGGGCTCCCAGCGAGGGGACCACCAGGAGGCAGAGTACCAGAACCTCCCAGTCCCAGGCAAGGGGAGGGCCACCACGGCTGAGGAGGGGGGCGCGGGTAGCAGGTGTGCCGGGCTAGGGTTGGGAGGGTACATCAAAGCATGCTCTGGTGTGGGAGTGGTAGAGCCGAGCAGCAACACATTGTTTGACAACCCTGACTACTGGCACAGCAGACTGTTCCTCAAGCCAGATGCTGTGCGCACATAA